From Rudanella lutea DSM 19387, a single genomic window includes:
- a CDS encoding GH92 family glycosyl hydrolase: MRFDSVRMNTKHILTTLLTLGLLTHQPLLAQKQPVDLVNPIVDAANSRWFFFNSASRPFGMVNLSPDNAVNADWGAGYRYHQDSIKCFSHVHGWQLSGVPVLPTTGAFKGHLGADQYGSKFSHGKEVMKAGYHKVVLDAYNITAELTSTTRVGFHKYTFPASDQSHILFDFSTFLGPSDTQKGFVKKVSNREIEGYAIMAPTIRRPKILPVYFVAVFDKPFDSFKGWRKGKLETINDQIEGERIGAYVSFKTKAGEVRKMKVAISYVSEAQARLNLNAELAHWDFEKTVQDSRTDWNNWLSRIEVEGGSDTVRSRFYTDLWHALQGRRIISDVNGQYSDMTGPERRIRQIPLDANGKPKFNHHNSDSFWGAQWTLNTLWHLVYPEVTESFVNSMVMMYQDGGLIPRGPAGGNYTYVMTGAATTPFIVSAYLKGIRGFDIEKAYEGLRKNHFPGGMMSKAGYEHNTFKGGGVEYYIERGYVPHPLTNIRYGFHQDGSTQTLEYAYQDYTLAQMAKALGKTADYELFMKRSQNYKNIWNPELGWMWNRTLDGKWAEPVDILRYDNGWEEGNAAQYTWFVPHDVPGLINLMGGKEAFVTKLNSSFEKAEQHDFVSGKSHDKETLEQYRRVFLNYGNQPSIQTAHLFNYAGAPWLTQYWTRQVIEKVYSGISPDAGYSGDEDQGLMGSLSVLLKTGIFSTNGGTSPEPFYELSSPIFNKITFKLNPKYYKGKQFVIEAKNNSAQNLYIQSAQLNGKPLNSPWVLHETVVNGGTLQLQMGAKPNKAWGN; this comes from the coding sequence ATGAGATTCGATAGTGTACGCATGAACACCAAGCACATACTTACAACCCTCTTAACCCTGGGCCTGCTGACCCACCAACCCCTGCTAGCCCAAAAACAGCCCGTCGATCTGGTGAACCCGATTGTCGATGCGGCAAACTCGCGCTGGTTCTTTTTCAACTCGGCGAGTCGCCCGTTTGGCATGGTCAACCTCAGCCCCGATAACGCCGTGAACGCCGACTGGGGCGCGGGCTACCGCTACCATCAGGACAGCATCAAGTGTTTCAGCCACGTACACGGCTGGCAGTTGTCGGGGGTACCCGTACTGCCCACCACTGGCGCGTTCAAAGGGCATCTGGGTGCCGACCAATACGGCTCGAAGTTTTCGCACGGGAAAGAGGTCATGAAAGCGGGCTACCATAAAGTAGTGCTGGATGCTTACAATATCACTGCCGAGCTCACTTCTACCACCCGCGTCGGCTTTCACAAATACACCTTCCCGGCATCCGACCAAAGCCATATCCTGTTCGATTTCTCAACCTTCCTCGGTCCCTCAGACACGCAGAAAGGCTTCGTCAAAAAGGTGAGCAACCGGGAGATTGAGGGCTACGCCATTATGGCCCCGACCATCCGCCGACCTAAAATCCTGCCCGTTTATTTCGTGGCCGTGTTCGACAAGCCGTTCGACTCCTTCAAGGGCTGGCGCAAAGGCAAACTCGAAACGATAAACGATCAGATCGAGGGTGAGCGTATCGGCGCGTACGTGAGCTTTAAGACCAAAGCGGGCGAGGTTCGGAAAATGAAAGTCGCCATTTCGTACGTGAGCGAAGCCCAGGCCCGGCTGAACCTGAACGCCGAACTGGCCCACTGGGATTTTGAAAAAACGGTGCAGGACAGCCGCACCGACTGGAACAACTGGCTGAGCCGCATTGAAGTGGAAGGTGGCTCCGATACTGTCCGCAGCCGCTTTTACACCGATCTCTGGCACGCCCTGCAAGGTCGCCGGATTATTTCGGACGTCAACGGCCAATACTCCGACATGACCGGTCCCGAACGCCGAATCCGCCAGATTCCGCTCGATGCCAACGGCAAGCCCAAATTCAATCACCACAATTCCGACTCGTTCTGGGGAGCGCAGTGGACCCTCAACACGCTCTGGCATCTGGTGTACCCCGAGGTGACGGAGTCGTTTGTTAATTCGATGGTGATGATGTACCAGGATGGCGGGCTGATTCCGCGCGGACCGGCGGGCGGCAACTACACCTACGTGATGACCGGGGCCGCGACCACGCCCTTCATCGTGAGCGCCTACCTGAAAGGCATCCGGGGTTTCGACATCGAAAAAGCCTACGAGGGCCTGCGCAAAAACCACTTTCCCGGCGGCATGATGAGCAAGGCGGGTTACGAGCACAACACGTTCAAAGGGGGCGGTGTAGAATACTACATCGAGCGGGGGTACGTGCCGCATCCGCTGACCAACATCCGCTACGGCTTCCATCAGGACGGCTCTACCCAAACACTCGAATACGCCTATCAGGATTACACGCTGGCGCAAATGGCCAAAGCGCTGGGCAAGACCGCCGATTATGAACTGTTTATGAAGCGGTCGCAGAACTACAAAAACATCTGGAACCCCGAACTGGGCTGGATGTGGAACCGCACCCTCGACGGCAAATGGGCCGAGCCCGTGGATATTCTGCGCTACGACAACGGCTGGGAAGAAGGTAACGCGGCTCAGTACACTTGGTTTGTGCCCCACGATGTGCCGGGTCTGATTAACCTGATGGGCGGTAAAGAGGCCTTCGTCACCAAACTCAACAGCTCGTTTGAGAAAGCGGAGCAGCATGATTTTGTCTCGGGCAAATCGCACGATAAAGAGACTTTGGAGCAATACCGCCGGGTGTTTCTCAACTACGGCAATCAGCCGAGCATCCAGACGGCCCACCTCTTCAACTACGCCGGGGCTCCCTGGCTCACCCAATATTGGACGCGGCAGGTGATCGAGAAAGTGTACAGCGGTATCTCGCCCGACGCAGGCTACAGTGGCGACGAAGATCAGGGGCTGATGGGCAGTCTGTCGGTATTGCTCAAAACGGGTATTTTCTCGACCAATGGCGGCACCTCGCCGGAACCGTTTTACGAGTTGAGCAGCCCGATCTTCAACAAAATCACCTTCAAGCTCAACCCAAAATATTACAAGGGGAAACAGTTTGTGATTGAAGCGAAAAATAACTCCGCCCAGAACCTGTATATCCAGTCGGCCCAGCTAAACGGCAAACCGCTCAACAGCCCCTGGGTGTTACACGAAACGGTGGTCAACGGCGGCACGCTGCAACTCCAGATGGGGGCAAAGCCGAATAAGGCGTGGGGGAATTAA
- a CDS encoding glycoside hydrolase family 95 protein: protein MLLSTLAGCGFAFAQKPSHTLWYDKPAKAWHEALPLGNGYMGAMVFGDPLKEHLQLNEGTLYTGDPTGTYKSVNVRKEFKRVGELLAAGQYGEAQAIIAKEWLGRNHQLYQPMGDFWFEADAPKTGVTGYRRQLDLKTATTTTTYRAGTTTYTRTCFASYPDQVIVVKMTATGPDKINGKLYLSTPHQPTARYRAQGNTLTMQGQVPGFGLRRSFEQVEKLGDTYKYPEVYEKNGQRKPGAQNFLYDKQIGGLGMRFETRVKVLNTGGQVTPTGDAITVRGASEVVFLVSAATSFNGFDKSPAYEGLDPKPILDKRFSALARKTYADLYRAHLSDYKKLFDRVELEVAAETEQSGLPTDRRVALFANGKDPAFTALYFHYGRYLMIAGSRPGGQPLNLQGIWNDQMTPPWNGAYTININAQMNYWPAELTNLSECQEPFFKAIKELAINGRETARNVYGNDGWVAHHNTDIWRHAEPIDNCNCSFWPMAAGWLTSHFWDRYLFTGDKTFLKNEVFPLLKGAVQFYQGWLVPNAQGYLVTPVGHSPEQNFLYDGQKQATFSPGPTMDMAIVRESFARYVEACDLLGVNDEFTTSVKQNLAKLLPYQIGKYGQLQEWQEDFEDADVQHRHFSHLYAMHPSNQINAQTTPELASAARRVMERRGDGATGWSMGWKVNVWARLFDGDHALKLLTNLFKLITTEQAHMSGGGTYPNLFCAHPPFQIDGNFGATAGIAEMLVQSHAGEIHLLPALPQAWHTGRVKGLKTRGGLIVDMEWKAGKLTKAVIRPTLGGLFRLRTSDRTTITPAALSDAATPNPLLRFVEAGKPLIKDPSVVGEIPAPKGFTMEVKLEKGKVYEIR from the coding sequence GGCGCGATGGTCTTCGGCGATCCGCTCAAAGAACACCTGCAACTCAACGAGGGCACCCTCTACACCGGCGACCCTACGGGCACCTACAAATCGGTCAACGTCCGCAAGGAATTTAAGCGGGTGGGCGAACTACTGGCCGCTGGGCAGTACGGCGAGGCTCAGGCGATTATTGCCAAAGAATGGCTCGGCCGGAACCATCAGCTTTACCAGCCCATGGGCGATTTCTGGTTCGAGGCCGACGCGCCAAAAACCGGCGTCACCGGCTACAGACGCCAGCTTGACCTGAAAACAGCTACCACAACCACGACCTACCGGGCGGGCACCACCACCTACACCCGCACCTGTTTTGCCAGCTACCCCGATCAGGTAATCGTGGTGAAAATGACGGCGACCGGGCCGGACAAAATAAACGGCAAACTTTATCTGTCGACGCCCCATCAGCCCACGGCTCGCTACCGGGCGCAGGGCAACACGCTCACTATGCAGGGGCAGGTGCCTGGTTTCGGGCTTCGGCGCTCGTTTGAGCAGGTCGAGAAGTTGGGCGATACCTACAAATACCCTGAGGTGTACGAGAAAAACGGTCAACGTAAGCCCGGTGCTCAAAACTTCCTGTACGACAAGCAGATCGGCGGGCTCGGTATGCGTTTCGAAACGCGGGTGAAGGTGCTGAATACCGGCGGGCAGGTTACCCCAACCGGCGACGCCATTACCGTTCGGGGGGCTTCGGAAGTGGTCTTTCTGGTGTCGGCCGCTACCAGTTTCAACGGTTTCGACAAAAGCCCGGCCTACGAGGGCCTCGACCCTAAACCGATTCTGGACAAACGCTTTAGCGCCCTCGCTCGTAAAACCTACGCCGATTTGTACCGGGCACACCTAAGCGATTACAAAAAACTGTTCGACCGGGTGGAGCTGGAAGTAGCCGCCGAAACCGAGCAGTCCGGCCTCCCCACCGACCGGCGCGTGGCCCTGTTTGCCAACGGCAAAGACCCGGCTTTTACCGCCCTGTATTTCCACTACGGCCGTTATTTGATGATTGCGGGTTCCCGGCCGGGCGGTCAGCCGCTCAACCTGCAAGGCATCTGGAACGATCAGATGACCCCGCCCTGGAACGGGGCCTACACCATCAACATCAACGCCCAGATGAACTACTGGCCCGCCGAACTGACCAATCTGTCGGAGTGTCAGGAGCCGTTCTTTAAAGCGATCAAGGAACTGGCCATCAACGGCCGCGAAACCGCCCGCAACGTGTACGGCAACGACGGCTGGGTGGCCCACCACAACACCGACATCTGGCGACATGCCGAACCCATCGACAACTGCAACTGCTCGTTCTGGCCCATGGCGGCCGGCTGGCTGACCAGTCATTTCTGGGATCGCTACCTGTTTACGGGCGACAAGACCTTTCTGAAAAACGAGGTTTTCCCCTTGCTGAAGGGGGCCGTTCAGTTTTATCAGGGCTGGCTGGTGCCCAACGCGCAGGGCTATCTGGTAACGCCCGTGGGCCACTCGCCGGAGCAGAATTTTCTGTACGACGGCCAGAAACAGGCCACTTTCAGCCCCGGCCCGACGATGGACATGGCTATTGTCCGCGAGTCGTTTGCGCGCTACGTAGAAGCCTGCGATTTGCTGGGCGTTAATGATGAGTTTACGACCTCCGTCAAACAAAATCTGGCGAAACTCTTGCCCTACCAGATCGGCAAATACGGTCAGTTGCAGGAGTGGCAGGAGGATTTTGAGGATGCCGACGTGCAGCACCGCCATTTTTCGCACCTCTACGCCATGCATCCCAGCAACCAGATCAACGCCCAAACCACGCCCGAACTGGCCTCGGCCGCCCGCCGGGTGATGGAGCGCCGGGGCGATGGCGCTACCGGCTGGTCGATGGGTTGGAAAGTGAACGTCTGGGCCCGGCTGTTCGACGGTGACCACGCGCTGAAACTGCTCACCAATCTGTTTAAGCTGATCACCACCGAGCAGGCGCACATGTCGGGCGGGGGCACCTACCCCAACCTGTTTTGCGCCCACCCGCCGTTTCAGATCGACGGTAATTTTGGCGCCACGGCGGGCATTGCCGAAATGCTGGTACAAAGCCACGCGGGTGAGATTCACCTGCTGCCCGCCCTGCCCCAAGCCTGGCATACGGGCCGGGTGAAGGGGTTAAAAACTCGTGGGGGGCTCATTGTGGATATGGAATGGAAGGCGGGCAAACTGACCAAAGCCGTAATTCGCCCGACCCTAGGCGGCCTGTTCCGGCTCCGCACCAGCGACCGGACGACCATTACCCCGGCCGCCCTGAGCGATGCGGCAACCCCCAATCCGCTTCTACGCTTTGTGGAGGCCGGAAAACCCCTCATTAAAGATCCTTCGGTGGTCGGTGAAATACCTGCACCAAAGGGTTTTACGATGGAGGTGAAACTGGAAAAAGGAAAAGTTTATGAGATTCGATAG